A genomic stretch from Argiope bruennichi chromosome 2, qqArgBrue1.1, whole genome shotgun sequence includes:
- the LOC129958740 gene encoding cytochrome P450 18a1-like, whose translation MFVTNFSQYVNSSTWVLLPMVAVFVSVFSFTRYIVKSYFNRNLLKEPPGPWGLPIFGYLLFLKRSSHLKLTKLGKKFGSIYQIFLGSKRVVVVSDPKLVREAFRQSIFSGRPDTSLTRLMDGYGIINSGGKLWLEQRAFLHSVLREFGARNMGPNRTSLELNIQNQVSELLASLSTRKGAKVYVRPVIARAVSNVVGTMLMSVTFDESDEGFKRLLYLIEDGFKHLTVAVPVNFMPVLRYLPIVRSAYKKIQSNKKETDAYFAQVARRHKETLDPENVRDFVDAFFVKQAEVKHQNKETFFSDEQLHQVMGDVFSAGLETVTSTLEWSVVFLVRHKAVQRRFQEEIDDVIGSERRPELSDLPHMPYAEAFILEVLRRANVIPLGNSHATLQDTQLGGYFIPEGTHIIPNLWSIHMDPNLWDSPEEFRPERFLVDGAVVKPQHFMPFSVGRRMCVGDILTKMEVFLFLTGLLQKFDLEVPADEELPNLDADTHVSLSAKPFNVCAFPRE comes from the exons ATGTTCGTGACTAACTTCTCGCAGTACGTCAATAGCTCGACATGGGTCTTGCTTCCCATGGTAGCAGTCTTCGTCTCTGTCTTCTCATTTACTAGATACATCGTGAAAAGCTACTTCAACagaaatttgctgaaagagcCCCCAGGTCCATGGGGTCTACCTATCTTCGGTTACCTGCTGTTTCTGAAGCGCAGCTCTCATTTGAAACTGACAAAATTGGGGAAAAAGTTCGGTTCCATCTATCAAATCTTTTTGGGTTCGAAAAGAGTCGTCGTTGTCAGTGATCCAAAACTTGTCCGAGAAGCTTTCAGGCAGTCCATCTTTTCTGGTCGACCCGACACTAGTCTAACGAGACTTATGGATGGCTATG ggaTCATTAATTCTGGTGGCAAACTGTGGCTCGAGCAGAGAGCTTTTCTGCATAGTGTTCTAAGAGAATTTGGTGCTAGAAATATGGGACCCAATCGCACATCTTTAGAGTTGAACATACAG AATCAAGTGTCTGAGCTGTTGGCATCGTTGTCAACTAGAAAAGGAGCTAAAGTATATGTGCGTCCTGTAATTGCTCGTGCAGTTAGCAACGTAGTTGGAACCATGTTGATGAGCGTCACCTTCGATGAATCTGATGAAGGTTTCAAACGGCTGTTGTACTTGATCGAGGATGGTTTCAAGCACTTAACAGTGGCCGTGCCTGTCAACTTTATGCCTGTTCTCAGATATCTGCCTATCGTCAGAAGTGCATACAAAAAAATCCAAAGTAACAAGAAAGAGACAGACGCATATTTCGCTCAAGTTGCCCGAAGACACAAAGAAACTTTAGATCCAGAAAACGTCAGAGATTTTGTTGACGCTTTTTTCGTGAAACAAGCAGAAGTGAAACATCAAAACAAAGAAACTTTCTTCTCAg ATGAACAGCTCCATCAAGTAATGGGAGATGTTTTTAGCGCTGGTCTGGAAACTGTCACTTCCACCCTCGAATGGTCAGTTGTGTTCCTCGTCAGGCACAAAGCTGTGCAGAGACGCTTCCAGGAAGAAATCGATGATGTTATAGGTTCAGAAAGGAGGCCCGAACTCAGCGATCTTCCTCACATGCCATATGCCGAGGCTTTCATTCTTGAAGTTCTTCGCAGAGCCAATGTCATCCCTCTTGGGAATTCTCACGCTACTTTACA agaTACTCAATTAGGTGGCTATTTTATTCCCGAAGGAACTCATATCATACCCAATTTATGGTCCATTCATATGGATCCTAATCTGTGGGATTCTCCGGAAGAATTCCGACCCGAACGTTTCCTAGTCGACGGAGCTGTTGTAAAACCTCAGCACTTCATGCCGTTTTCTGTTG GAAGGAGAATGTGCGTTGGAGACATTCTTACTAAAATGGAAGTATTTCTGTTTCTGACCGGTCTTCTGCAAAAATTTGATCTAGAAGTTCCAGCAGACGAAGAACTCCCAAATTTGGATGCCGATACTCACGTTTCCCTTTCTGCAAAGCCATTCAATGTGTGCGCCTTTCCCAGAGAATAA